A region from the Paenibacillus humicola genome encodes:
- a CDS encoding MATE family efflux transporter: MLQLNFRTRKQAFLDKYLTGESIDYRQIVSLFVPILVDQAFIIGLNMLNTAMISSSGVAAVSAVNMVDSLNIFLISVFIAVSTGGTVVVAQYKGSGNDLMVSRAAASAVTSVSLLALLLCVFIGIFHNLTLTALFGSASADVFSNAKTYLVGSSLSYMGIALTEAVCGALRGIGRTRASLALSMIMNFSYVLLNVLFINLLHMGVVGMALSVNIARYGAAVCALFYLMKMDTNLHVQLQDLLKLNVAMIKRILLVGIPFAAEQLFFNGGKMLTQVFIVSLGTYAIATNAICGSIAGVLQIPANALALTTVTVVGQCMGRRNVEDARKFTKTFLGLSACACLLMGMIVVPLFHPIVSLFHPPEAIVPDIFKIVILTSILQIPFWSFSFLMPSALRAAGDSKFTSIVSMLSMWLFRIVLGYILGIVLHFGIVGVWLAMNCEWGVRGAIFLRRFYGKKWYRHRVID; encoded by the coding sequence GTGCTTCAGCTCAATTTCAGAACCCGAAAGCAGGCCTTCCTCGACAAATATTTGACGGGGGAATCGATCGATTATCGGCAAATCGTGTCTCTTTTCGTGCCGATTCTCGTCGATCAGGCGTTCATTATCGGTCTGAACATGCTCAATACCGCCATGATCAGCTCGTCGGGCGTGGCGGCGGTCAGCGCAGTCAATATGGTCGATTCGCTGAATATTTTTTTGATCAGCGTCTTTATTGCCGTATCCACAGGGGGAACGGTCGTCGTCGCGCAGTACAAGGGCAGCGGCAACGACCTGATGGTCTCCAGAGCGGCTGCCAGCGCCGTCACCTCGGTGTCGCTGCTGGCGCTTCTGCTGTGTGTCTTTATCGGCATATTTCACAATTTGACGCTGACCGCGCTGTTCGGTTCGGCTTCGGCGGACGTGTTCAGCAATGCCAAAACGTATTTGGTCGGAAGCAGCCTCTCCTACATGGGGATCGCGCTGACGGAAGCGGTGTGCGGGGCGCTGAGAGGGATCGGGAGAACGCGGGCGTCGCTGGCGCTGTCCATGATCATGAATTTCTCGTACGTGCTGCTTAACGTGCTGTTCATTAACCTCCTGCACATGGGGGTCGTCGGCATGGCGCTCTCCGTCAATATCGCCCGTTACGGAGCGGCCGTCTGCGCGCTGTTTTACTTGATGAAGATGGATACGAACCTGCACGTGCAGCTGCAGGACCTGCTGAAATTGAACGTTGCCATGATCAAACGCATTCTGCTCGTCGGGATTCCGTTTGCGGCGGAGCAGCTGTTCTTCAACGGCGGCAAAATGCTGACGCAGGTGTTTATCGTCAGTCTTGGCACGTACGCGATTGCGACCAACGCCATCTGCGGCTCGATCGCCGGCGTGCTGCAAATCCCGGCCAATGCGCTGGCGCTGACGACGGTGACGGTGGTCGGACAGTGCATGGGGCGGCGAAACGTTGAGGATGCGCGGAAATTTACGAAAACGTTTCTCGGGCTGTCGGCCTGCGCCTGCCTGCTGATGGGGATGATCGTCGTGCCCCTGTTCCATCCGATTGTCAGCCTGTTTCACCCGCCGGAAGCGATCGTGCCCGACATTTTCAAGATTGTGATTCTGACCTCGATCCTGCAAATCCCGTTCTGGTCGTTCAGCTTCCTGATGCCTTCGGCGCTTCGGGCGGCGGGCGATTCGAAATTCACGTCGATCGTCTCCATGCTGTCGATGTGGCTGTTCCGGATCGTGCTCGGGTATATCCTGGGCATCGTGCTGCACTTCGGCATCGTCGGCGTCTGGCTGGCGATGAACTGCGAGTGGGGCGTGCGCGGCGCGATTTTTCTGCGGCGCTTCTACGGGAAGAAGTGGTACCGGCACCGCGTCATCGATTAA
- a CDS encoding acyl-CoA dehydrogenase family protein: MQRLIDHYIRTEEQRQWADKIGELAERFAERAAKHDREGSFPFENFADLREAGYLKATVPREYGGDEISLYEMVLLQERIAYGDGSTALAVGWHIGQVLHLRTTRKWPEAVFADLCRSVVEDGAMINTFASEAASGSPSRGGRPETTAVPADGGWRITGRKTFSTLSPILDRFVVSAYIPGEETTGDFLVHRSDRVSIVETWDTIGMRATGSHDVVLDGAFTAAHNRLTGKGADDGSGWMLHIPACYMGIAIAARDFALDFARIYRPNSLSEPIASLPTVQSSIGEMEVLLRTARSYLYMAADRWDREPESRTTMKAELGLAKYTVTNNAIRIVDLAMRIVGGTGLSRKLPLERYYRDVRAGLHNPPMDNAVIHTLAASALGEQLRSE; encoded by the coding sequence ATGCAACGTCTGATCGATCACTATATTCGCACGGAAGAACAAAGACAATGGGCCGATAAAATCGGGGAGTTGGCCGAACGATTCGCGGAGAGGGCCGCAAAACACGACCGCGAAGGGTCTTTCCCGTTTGAAAATTTTGCCGATTTGCGCGAGGCCGGTTACTTGAAGGCAACGGTCCCCCGCGAATACGGCGGGGACGAAATCTCGCTGTACGAAATGGTGCTGCTGCAGGAGCGAATTGCGTACGGAGACGGTTCGACGGCGCTGGCCGTCGGCTGGCATATCGGACAGGTCCTCCACCTTCGTACAACCCGCAAATGGCCGGAGGCGGTATTTGCCGATTTGTGCCGGTCGGTCGTCGAGGACGGGGCGATGATCAACACGTTCGCCAGCGAGGCCGCGTCCGGCAGCCCGAGCCGCGGCGGCCGGCCGGAAACGACGGCGGTGCCCGCCGACGGCGGATGGCGGATTACCGGACGCAAAACGTTCAGCACGCTGTCGCCGATTCTCGACCGTTTCGTCGTATCGGCTTATATCCCGGGCGAAGAGACGACCGGGGATTTTCTCGTCCATCGCTCCGACCGGGTCAGCATCGTCGAGACCTGGGACACGATCGGCATGCGCGCGACCGGCAGCCACGACGTCGTGCTGGACGGCGCATTCACCGCCGCTCACAATCGCTTGACCGGGAAAGGCGCGGACGACGGCAGCGGCTGGATGCTGCACATCCCGGCGTGTTATATGGGCATCGCCATCGCCGCGCGGGACTTCGCCCTTGATTTTGCCCGCATCTATCGGCCCAACAGCTTGAGCGAGCCGATCGCCTCCCTCCCGACCGTCCAGTCTTCGATCGGCGAGATGGAGGTGCTGCTGAGAACCGCGCGCTCGTACTTGTATATGGCCGCCGACCGCTGGGACCGGGAGCCGGAGAGCCGTACGACGATGAAGGCGGAGCTTGGCCTCGCCAAATACACCGTGACCAACAACGCGATCCGGATCGTCGACCTGGCCATGCGAATCGTCGGCGGCACCGGCTTGTCGCGCAAGCTGCCCCTGGAGCGCTATTACCGCGACGTGCGCGCCGGGCTGCACAATCCGCCGATGGACAACGCGGTTATTCATACGCTGGCCGCCTCCGCATTGGGAGAGCAGCTCCGCTCGGAGTGA
- a CDS encoding NmrA family NAD(P)-binding protein, which produces MMVITAPTGQIGRQVLDMVLDRAESIRVIARDPSRLSTRVRDRVEVIQGSHDDIDVVIKAFAGADTVFWLVPPKPHAKSIQDHILGFVKPLCEAIHTHGIKRVVGISSLGRATAKNAGQISAIFAMDDLIESTGVSYRSLCMPGFMENMLMQVESIKRQGVFFHPMSGDRKVPHCATRDIAAVAANLLIDPSWSGQQNIPVCGPEELSFNDMAQIMSEVLGRAIRFQQVSGEDYKAALMQHGMSDAWAQGLINMAAAVDKGIYNDVPRNPEFSTPTRFRQWCEEILKPAVLA; this is translated from the coding sequence ATGATGGTCATTACCGCTCCTACTGGCCAGATCGGCCGCCAAGTCCTCGACATGGTGCTGGATCGTGCAGAGTCAATCCGTGTGATCGCACGCGATCCCTCCCGTTTGTCCACACGTGTGCGCGATCGCGTCGAAGTTATACAGGGGTCGCATGACGATATCGATGTTGTCATCAAGGCGTTCGCAGGCGCTGACACCGTATTTTGGCTGGTACCCCCTAAACCCCATGCGAAGAGCATCCAAGACCATATTCTGGGCTTTGTTAAGCCGCTGTGCGAAGCTATCCATACCCATGGCATTAAGCGCGTGGTCGGTATCTCGAGCCTGGGCCGCGCGACAGCCAAAAACGCCGGACAGATCTCCGCAATATTCGCCATGGACGATCTGATCGAGAGCACGGGCGTGAGCTACCGCTCATTGTGCATGCCGGGGTTTATGGAAAATATGCTCATGCAAGTCGAGTCGATCAAACGTCAAGGCGTGTTCTTCCATCCGATGTCCGGGGATCGCAAGGTCCCGCACTGCGCAACCCGCGACATCGCCGCCGTTGCCGCGAATCTGCTGATCGATCCCTCCTGGAGCGGACAACAGAACATACCGGTATGCGGCCCCGAGGAGCTGTCCTTCAACGACATGGCTCAGATCATGTCCGAGGTGCTGGGGAGGGCGATTCGCTTTCAGCAGGTCTCTGGTGAGGACTACAAGGCCGCATTGATGCAGCACGGGATGTCCGATGCGTGGGCGCAGGGGTTGATCAACATGGCGGCTGCGGTCGACAAAGGGATCTACAACGACGTACCGCGCAACCCCGAGTTCAGCACGCCGACACGTTTTCGACAATGGTGCGAGGAAATACTCAAGCCGGCCGTTCTGGCCTGA
- a CDS encoding TetR family transcriptional regulator, whose product MPVNQNDPRVKRTRQLLLQSFMELLEQKKNIYSISVQDITDRATVNRATFYAHFEDKYAFLECWMREKFQRKLEEALPNSSISNMSSLRILILTVFDFLALTRQYMIRTPENSQFEPLFEIAMQKELYQLLVAWLSKESKASVSQEMVETTALVISWGILGTAIQWSRGPQLRTAEAMVRDVLVVVAAGLAPVLD is encoded by the coding sequence ATGCCGGTCAATCAAAACGATCCCCGTGTGAAACGCACGCGTCAGTTGTTATTGCAGTCCTTTATGGAGCTGCTTGAACAAAAGAAGAACATTTACTCTATCTCCGTGCAGGACATTACCGATCGAGCCACTGTAAACCGAGCCACATTTTATGCACATTTCGAAGATAAATATGCTTTCCTTGAATGTTGGATGAGAGAAAAATTCCAACGGAAATTGGAGGAGGCGCTGCCTAATTCTTCAATATCGAATATGAGCAGCTTGCGAATCCTCATTCTAACGGTTTTTGATTTTCTTGCCCTTACCAGACAGTACATGATTCGGACTCCGGAGAACAGTCAGTTTGAACCGCTGTTTGAAATCGCGATGCAAAAAGAGCTTTATCAGCTCCTGGTCGCTTGGCTCAGCAAAGAGTCGAAAGCTTCCGTTTCGCAAGAGATGGTGGAAACCACGGCCCTCGTCATTAGTTGGGGCATACTGGGAACAGCTATACAGTGGAGTCGGGGTCCTCAACTGCGCACGGCCGAAGCGATGGTGCGAGACGTGCTGGTGGTTGTGGCGGCGGGATTGGCACCAGTACTTGACTAA
- a CDS encoding serine hydrolase domain-containing protein: MSRKERLGGRLTPLLKRFMENGPAGCACSVIRRGEVLYEEHLGYANLESKKEIGPDTIYRIYSMTKVITCVAALTLYEKGLYLLNDPLDAYLPEFKNPQVFRYNAFGSRTVSPAAGPIRVKDLFTMSSGLTYGGDDVETARLTRDKMESDVRPTDMRSLSKALAEIPLAFDPGTHWRYGTSHDVLAAFVEALSGLTFEQYLKKEIFEPLGMTDTSFRIEEGKKDRLCSMYDYAEGGELTLNTRMDRNYQPDSRYESGGGGLLSTLADYNRFAQALARGGELDGARILSPKTIQLMATNHLNAEQLKDFNSPGYGYGLGVRVLIDPAAGGNNATIGEFGWAGLAGSYLLIDPQEELSVVYMQQMLPSLEPYIHPRIRAVVYGALS, from the coding sequence ATGAGTCGAAAAGAACGACTGGGCGGGCGTTTGACGCCCCTGCTGAAACGTTTTATGGAGAACGGGCCGGCAGGCTGCGCTTGCAGCGTGATTCGGCGCGGAGAAGTGCTGTACGAGGAGCACCTGGGCTACGCGAACCTGGAGAGCAAGAAGGAAATCGGCCCGGATACGATTTACCGGATTTACTCGATGACCAAAGTCATTACGTGCGTGGCGGCGCTGACGCTGTACGAGAAAGGGCTCTACCTGCTGAACGATCCGTTGGACGCTTATCTCCCGGAATTCAAAAATCCGCAGGTTTTCCGTTACAATGCATTCGGCTCCCGGACGGTGTCTCCGGCGGCGGGGCCGATTCGGGTGAAAGATTTGTTTACGATGAGCTCCGGTCTTACATACGGCGGCGACGATGTCGAAACCGCCAGATTAACGCGCGACAAAATGGAAAGCGACGTCAGGCCGACGGATATGCGGTCGCTGTCCAAGGCGCTGGCCGAGATCCCGCTTGCGTTCGATCCCGGCACGCACTGGCGGTACGGCACGAGCCACGACGTGCTGGCCGCGTTCGTCGAAGCGCTCTCCGGTCTGACGTTCGAGCAGTATTTAAAGAAGGAAATTTTCGAGCCGCTCGGCATGACCGACACCTCGTTCCGCATCGAGGAGGGTAAAAAGGACCGGCTTTGCTCGATGTACGACTACGCGGAGGGCGGCGAGCTGACCTTGAACACGAGGATGGACCGGAACTATCAGCCGGACTCCCGTTACGAAAGCGGCGGCGGCGGACTGCTGTCCACGCTTGCCGACTACAACCGCTTTGCCCAGGCGCTCGCCCGGGGCGGCGAGCTGGACGGCGCGCGCATTTTGAGTCCGAAGACGATTCAGCTCATGGCGACCAACCACCTGAACGCCGAGCAGCTGAAGGATTTCAATTCGCCGGGCTACGGCTACGGGCTTGGCGTGCGCGTGCTGATCGATCCCGCAGCCGGCGGCAACAACGCGACGATCGGAGAGTTCGGCTGGGCCGGTCTTGCCGGCTCGTACCTGCTCATCGATCCGCAGGAAGAGCTGTCCGTCGTATATATGCAGCAGATGCTGCCCAGCCTCGAGCCCTACATTCATCCCCGGATTCGCGCCGTCGTCTACGGGGCGCTGAGTTAA
- a CDS encoding DUF1806 family protein, which yields MNKIDRSQVEAELKKFVGADVYIHSEATSFVFVRNFKVNVTHAFIAGDGPYRAAFRFDGHGWLRMEALTHAEVDGNGRLLLAGFDDRGRMNVALHVGKEPFPE from the coding sequence ATGAACAAAATCGACAGGTCTCAAGTGGAGGCCGAGCTGAAGAAATTCGTCGGGGCGGACGTATATATTCACAGCGAGGCGACCTCGTTCGTATTCGTCCGTAATTTCAAGGTCAACGTGACGCATGCATTTATTGCCGGAGACGGCCCTTACCGGGCTGCGTTCCGATTTGACGGCCACGGCTGGCTGCGCATGGAAGCGCTGACGCACGCCGAAGTCGATGGTAACGGCCGTCTGCTGCTCGCCGGCTTCGACGACAGAGGCCGGATGAACGTTGCCCTGCATGTAGGAAAGGAGCCGTTTCCGGAATGA
- a CDS encoding glycoside hydrolase family 43 protein, producing the protein MNNPVKPKEPLVTHIYTADPSAHVFEGKIYIYPSHDLDHDGPSNDNGDQYAMEDYHVLSLDNFQSPCVDHGEALHLRDIPWAKQQLWAPDAAFKNNTYYLYFPAKDKDDIFRIGVATSPSPAGPFKPQDSYIPGSFSIDPAVLVDDDNRAYVYFGGLWGGQLEKWQTGTYQPDAAGPSGNEPALGPQVAELNDDMLTFKSAPQEISIVDENGSPITAGDEDRRYFEGPWVHKYNGYYYLSYSTGTTHCLVYAMSKNPMGPYEFKGTILTPVIGWTTHHSIVQFEDKWYLFYHDSSLSGGVNHKRSVKYTELKYNEDGTIQTIDPYK; encoded by the coding sequence ATGAACAATCCCGTAAAACCTAAAGAGCCGCTAGTGACGCATATTTATACCGCCGACCCGTCCGCGCACGTATTTGAAGGCAAAATTTATATTTACCCTTCTCACGACCTCGACCACGACGGGCCTTCGAACGACAACGGCGACCAGTACGCGATGGAAGACTATCATGTGCTGTCACTGGACAATTTCCAGTCGCCGTGCGTCGATCACGGCGAGGCGCTCCACCTGAGAGATATTCCGTGGGCGAAGCAGCAGCTGTGGGCGCCGGACGCAGCGTTCAAGAACAACACCTATTATTTGTACTTCCCGGCCAAAGACAAGGACGATATTTTCCGGATCGGCGTCGCCACGAGCCCGTCGCCTGCCGGTCCGTTCAAGCCGCAGGACAGCTACATCCCGGGAAGCTTCAGCATCGACCCCGCCGTTCTGGTGGACGACGACAACCGGGCTTATGTTTATTTTGGCGGCCTCTGGGGCGGTCAACTGGAGAAATGGCAGACGGGAACGTACCAGCCTGACGCGGCCGGACCTTCCGGCAATGAGCCCGCCCTCGGCCCGCAGGTGGCCGAGCTGAACGACGACATGCTGACGTTCAAAAGCGCGCCGCAGGAAATTTCGATCGTCGACGAGAACGGCAGCCCGATCACGGCCGGCGACGAGGACCGGAGATATTTTGAAGGCCCGTGGGTGCACAAGTACAACGGCTACTACTACCTGTCCTATTCGACCGGCACCACCCACTGCCTCGTGTACGCGATGAGCAAAAATCCGATGGGGCCGTATGAATTCAAAGGCACCATCCTTACGCCCGTCATCGGCTGGACGACCCACCATTCCATCGTCCAGTTCGAAGACAAATGGTACCTGTTCTACCACGACAGCTCCCTGTCCGGCGGCGTCAACCACAAGCGCTCCGTCAAATACACCGAGCTGAAGTATAACGAGGACGGCACGATTCAAACGATCGATCCGTACAAATGA
- a CDS encoding DUF6282 family protein gives MPAGFRRRPDLRGAIDLHVHSGPDVRARAHDDVQLAAQAAELGAGAVVIKSHVVPTMDRACLAGLQVPGVRLFGSITLNPPVGGLNPHAVETALRLGASTVWLPTVYSAAHLRLEGKSGGVEVTAGGRIVPPLRDVLKLVAERDAILGTGHLSPEDIFAVVDAARSLGVNKIVVTHPESYAVGMSLADQRKIAESYGVLFERVCAQPDRRGGYVSNLGVNLRAIRELGCESTVLATDGGQPELPSWTEMMTETARYMAEHGLTQEEINGMMKRTPARLLGLPADASEET, from the coding sequence ATGCCGGCCGGGTTTCGTCGACGTCCCGATCTTCGGGGCGCCATCGACCTGCACGTCCATTCGGGACCGGACGTGCGGGCACGCGCCCATGACGACGTGCAGCTGGCGGCGCAGGCTGCGGAGCTTGGCGCGGGGGCCGTCGTCATCAAGTCGCACGTCGTGCCGACGATGGACCGGGCGTGCCTCGCCGGTCTGCAGGTGCCCGGCGTGCGCCTGTTCGGCAGCATCACGCTCAATCCGCCGGTCGGCGGGCTTAATCCGCATGCGGTGGAAACCGCGCTGCGGCTCGGCGCCAGCACGGTCTGGCTGCCGACGGTCTATTCGGCCGCGCACCTGCGGCTTGAGGGTAAGAGCGGCGGCGTGGAGGTAACCGCCGGCGGGCGGATCGTTCCGCCGCTCCGGGACGTGCTGAAGCTGGTTGCCGAGCGCGACGCCATTCTCGGCACCGGTCACTTGTCGCCGGAGGATATTTTCGCCGTTGTGGACGCGGCCCGGTCGCTTGGCGTAAACAAGATCGTCGTCACGCATCCCGAATCGTACGCGGTCGGCATGTCGCTGGCGGACCAGCGAAAAATCGCGGAAAGCTACGGCGTGTTGTTCGAGCGCGTCTGCGCCCAGCCCGACCGAAGAGGCGGATACGTGTCCAACCTGGGCGTCAATCTGCGGGCGATCCGGGAGCTCGGCTGCGAATCGACCGTGCTCGCGACCGACGGCGGCCAGCCGGAGCTGCCGAGCTGGACGGAGATGATGACGGAGACGGCGCGTTACATGGCCGAACACGGTCTGACACAGGAGGAGATTAATGGAATGATGAAGCGGACGCCCGCCCGGCTGCTCGGTCTGCCGGCGGACGCAAGCGAAGAAACCTGA
- a CDS encoding MFS transporter → MEQTNPPMLRQPSFAKAWAARILSTTSFQMLSVAIGWHMYAITDDAFSLGLVGLAQFLPMVLLTLLVGHAADRFDRRKIVFLCQLFEGAVAVFLAAGNHAGWLGRDQILLAAAVIGACRAFETPTLAALVPELVPKEMIPQASAWSASAGQTASILGPSLGGLLFSFGPELVYLTSAAALLFAGILIFSIRMVRGARSSEQQVIRSIFSGLEFVFRRKVILGTISLDLFAVLLGGATALLPIFAKDILHTGPWGLGLLRTAPAVGALLMSLVLAKYQLRYRLGPILFGALGVFGLATIVFALSKSMVLSLVALFLTGASDVISVVIRSTLVQMNTPNEMRGRVSAVNSLFVGTSNQLGEFESGMVAGLLGAVPAAFIGGLGTIAVAGLWMYLFPALRRLRSFSDG, encoded by the coding sequence TTGGAGCAAACGAACCCGCCGATGCTGCGGCAGCCGTCTTTCGCAAAAGCATGGGCAGCACGTATTTTGTCCACGACCTCGTTTCAAATGCTTTCCGTCGCGATCGGATGGCACATGTACGCGATAACGGACGATGCCTTCAGCCTGGGGCTTGTCGGACTCGCCCAGTTCCTGCCGATGGTGCTGCTGACGCTGCTGGTCGGACATGCCGCCGACCGGTTCGACCGCCGGAAAATCGTCTTCCTGTGCCAGCTGTTCGAAGGCGCTGTCGCGGTGTTTCTGGCCGCCGGCAACCATGCCGGATGGCTCGGGCGCGACCAGATTTTGCTGGCGGCGGCCGTGATCGGCGCCTGCCGCGCGTTCGAGACGCCGACGCTCGCAGCGCTCGTGCCGGAGCTGGTGCCGAAGGAAATGATCCCGCAGGCGTCGGCCTGGTCCGCGTCGGCCGGCCAGACGGCATCCATCCTCGGACCGTCCCTCGGCGGCCTGCTGTTCTCGTTCGGACCGGAGCTCGTGTATTTGACGTCGGCGGCGGCGCTGCTGTTCGCCGGGATCCTGATCTTTTCCATCCGCATGGTGCGGGGCGCCCGCAGTTCGGAGCAGCAGGTGATTCGTTCGATTTTCTCGGGGCTCGAGTTCGTGTTCCGCCGGAAAGTAATCCTGGGCACGATCTCGCTCGATCTGTTCGCTGTGCTGCTGGGCGGCGCGACGGCGCTGCTGCCGATCTTTGCAAAAGATATTTTGCATACGGGGCCGTGGGGTCTCGGTCTGCTGCGGACGGCGCCGGCGGTAGGGGCGCTCCTGATGTCGCTCGTGCTGGCGAAATATCAGCTCCGGTACAGGCTTGGACCGATCCTATTCGGTGCCCTGGGCGTCTTCGGCTTGGCGACCATCGTTTTCGCCTTGTCGAAAAGCATGGTGCTGTCGCTTGTGGCGCTGTTCCTCACCGGCGCATCGGACGTAATCAGCGTTGTCATCCGGTCGACGCTCGTGCAGATGAACACGCCCAACGAGATGCGCGGGCGGGTGAGCGCCGTCAATTCGCTGTTCGTCGGCACGTCGAACCAGCTCGGCGAGTTCGAATCCGGCATGGTGGCCGGTTTGCTCGGGGCCGTCCCCGCCGCCTTCATCGGCGGCCTCGGAACGATAGCCGTCGCCGGCTTGTGGATGTACTTGTTCCCGGCGCTCCGGCGTCTGCGCTCCTTCTCGGACGGGTGA
- a CDS encoding PIG-L family deacetylase yields MNKNKKLLAVFAHPDDESFICGGTLAKYAAEGADITLVSATRGEMGRRMGNPPYLNRETIPAARESELQEACKCLGIRRLIFFDIRDKTVEFQDEESLIGRIEALIHEIDPDVVLTFHEKLGGHPDHCAIGKAATAAFRRAGRGSLYFISFGDSMEYPERYGYTRKDIFKIDIQAHLKSKLASFRAHRCQTEIDESIWRPDKEALSRFGRYEYFIQGSPAVKGQPHDNLFPA; encoded by the coding sequence ATGAACAAGAACAAGAAGCTGCTCGCCGTCTTCGCGCATCCCGACGACGAGTCCTTTATTTGCGGCGGGACGCTGGCCAAATACGCCGCCGAAGGCGCGGACATTACGCTGGTCAGCGCCACGCGGGGCGAAATGGGGCGCCGCATGGGCAACCCGCCTTACTTAAACCGGGAAACGATCCCGGCCGCCCGCGAAAGCGAACTGCAGGAAGCCTGCAAATGTCTCGGTATCCGCCGCCTGATCTTTTTCGATATCCGTGACAAGACGGTCGAGTTTCAGGATGAAGAGAGCCTGATCGGACGGATCGAAGCGCTTATTCACGAGATTGATCCGGACGTCGTGCTGACGTTCCATGAGAAGCTCGGCGGGCATCCGGATCACTGCGCAATCGGTAAAGCGGCGACGGCTGCGTTCCGGCGCGCGGGCCGCGGGTCGCTCTATTTTATTTCGTTCGGCGATTCGATGGAATATCCGGAACGATACGGGTATACCCGCAAAGATATTTTCAAGATCGATATCCAGGCCCACTTAAAGTCCAAACTCGCCTCGTTCCGGGCTCACCGCTGCCAGACCGAAATCGACGAGTCGATTTGGCGGCCTGACAAGGAAGCGTTGTCGCGCTTCGGGCGGTATGAATATTTCATTCAAGGCAGTCCCGCTGTGAAGGGGCAGCCGCACGATAACCTGTTCCCGGCCTAG
- a CDS encoding Fic family protein, producing MHFEQIDKLKNELDLLRPLPAAAVRNLNEIYRVEWTYNSNAIEGNTLTLLETKLVLEDGLTIGGKKLREHFEVINHAEAILYVQDIVDRKIELSEYVVKSIHQLVLRNIDDENAGRYRTVNVGISGSSHTPPHFTVVQEQMENLIDWYLEKKDRLHPVELAARLHFQFVYIHPFADGNGRTARLILNLILMSRGFPPAIVKAEDEARLHYYETLEEAIAIGRLEPFFQLIAECVEDSLKRYIGAVK from the coding sequence ATGCATTTCGAGCAGATCGACAAGCTGAAAAACGAACTGGATTTGCTTCGGCCGCTGCCGGCAGCTGCCGTCCGGAATTTAAATGAAATCTATCGCGTGGAGTGGACGTACAATTCCAATGCGATAGAAGGAAATACGCTCACATTGCTGGAAACGAAGCTGGTCCTGGAAGATGGGCTTACCATCGGCGGTAAAAAGCTAAGGGAGCATTTCGAAGTCATCAACCATGCCGAAGCGATTTTGTATGTTCAAGATATTGTCGACCGCAAGATCGAGTTGTCTGAGTATGTGGTAAAATCCATCCACCAGTTGGTGCTTCGAAATATTGATGACGAGAATGCAGGGCGCTATCGGACCGTAAATGTTGGTATATCCGGGTCGAGCCATACACCACCGCATTTTACGGTTGTTCAGGAACAAATGGAAAATTTGATCGATTGGTATCTGGAGAAAAAAGATCGGCTGCATCCTGTTGAACTTGCCGCGCGGCTTCACTTTCAGTTTGTTTATATTCACCCTTTTGCGGATGGAAATGGACGGACGGCGCGGCTGATCCTGAATCTGATCCTGATGAGCCGCGGTTTTCCGCCGGCAATCGTCAAAGCGGAGGATGAGGCGCGATTGCATTATTACGAAACGCTTGAAGAGGCCATCGCCATAGGCCGATTGGAGCCGTTCTTTCAACTGATTGCGGAATGCGTGGAAGACAGCCTCAAGCGGTATATCGGAGCGGTGAAATAG